The nucleotide sequence ACACTTTTAGCCAAAGATGAAAAGTTCAAAGTCACCATGACTCGCACGAATGACCGCAACCTGTCCCTACCTGAGCGCGTGAAAATGGCTGAAGGCACGAAGGCGGACTTGTTCGTCAGCCTGCATGCCAACGCCGCATCTGACCAGCGCGCCAAGGGTGTGGAATTTTTCTTCCAAAACAATCTGCCACCGGATGAAGATGCGCTGTTTTTAGCCAGCCAGGAAAATCAGATGGTTCTTAACAGCCGCGAGTTGCATGACATTTCCGGCGGAGACGAACTTTCCAAAAAAGGCGATGTGGCCGCGATCGTGGAAGATCTGCACCGCCAAAACCGCTTAAGCAGCAGCCTGCGCCTGACACAAACCCTGACGCAGGTGTGGGGCACTGACAATAACGCGGCTCAAGCAACCATCAAGCAGGCCCCGTTTTATGTGATCTCAAAAACGACAATGCCTTCGGTTTTGATCGAAATCGGCTTTTTGACCAACCCGCGAGAAGCCAAAAAACTGGTCAGCGCAGAATATCAAAACGATCTTGCTCAAAAAATCTACACCGCCCTCCAGTCCTACAAAGAAAAGATGGACAACCACGCAGCAAAATCCTTAAATTAGTTTGTTTTAATCACCCCAAAACCAAGACTGAAAAAAGGCCACTTCTGAACGGCCTTACTGGAGTTTCTTATGCGTGCTGACGGACGCCTTTTTGACCAACTACGCCAAGTGAAAATCACACCGAATGTTTCTGAGTACGCAGAAGGTTCTGCCATCGTGGAATTTGGTCGTACCAAAGTTCTTTGCACGGCAACTTATGAATCCAAAGCGCCAAGCTGGCTTTTGGGCACCGGTGCTGGCTGGATCACCGCGGAATACGGCATGCTGCCAAGATCCACTCACACCCGCATCCGTCGTGACAAGTCCATGACGGGCGGTCGCACTCAGGAAATCTCTCGCCTGATCGGACGCTCTTTGCGTGCGGCGGTGGATTTGAAACAACTGGGTGAAAAACAAATCATCATCGACTGTGACGTTTTGAATGCCGATGGTGGCACGCGCACAGCTTCTGTGACCGGCGGTTTTGTGGCGCTGGCACTGGCTCTTAAAAAATTGCACGCGGTCAGCGAAATCAAAACTTTGCCGTTGATCAATTATGTTTCCGCTATCAGCGTGGGCCTGCATGAAAGCAACATCCTGCTGGATCTGAACTATGACGAAGATTCTGCCATTGGAACCGACATGAACTTTGTTATGACCGACAAGGGTCAGTTCGTGGAAGTCCAAGGCACGGCCGAACACGTTCCGTTCACTCGCGATCAGCTGTTCAAAATGATGGACGTGGCTGAAAAGGGCTGTCGTGAACTCTTCATTCACCAGGCGGCAGTGATGGGTGAAATCTACAAGATCGCAGGAGCATAAATGGAACTTTGGATTGCCACTGGAAACAAAGGAAAACTTGCTGAATACAAACAGCTGCTGCGTGAACTGCCAGACTTGAAAGTCTTTTCACAAGGCGACATTGCATCCTTCACTCCCCGTCCTGAGGACGGAAAAACATTCGAAGACAACGCACGCATCAAAGCCAAAACTTTGCGTGCGGTGAAAAACAATGTCTGGGTACTGGGTGAAGATGCGGGTTTGGTTGTTGAGGGCCTGAATGGTCTGCCCGGAATTCATTCGGCTCGTTATGCGGGACCG is from Bdellovibrio bacteriovorus str. Tiberius and encodes:
- a CDS encoding N-acetylmuramoyl-L-alanine amidase family protein; this translates as MNFPFLKRSLGALLILCSPSAFALHIMLDPGHGGVDTGAVYGGAKEAELVLKVAQKLQTLLAKDEKFKVTMTRTNDRNLSLPERVKMAEGTKADLFVSLHANAASDQRAKGVEFFFQNNLPPDEDALFLASQENQMVLNSRELHDISGGDELSKKGDVAAIVEDLHRQNRLSSSLRLTQTLTQVWGTDNNAAQATIKQAPFYVISKTTMPSVLIEIGFLTNPREAKKLVSAEYQNDLAQKIYTALQSYKEKMDNHAAKSLN
- the rph gene encoding ribonuclease PH; the protein is MRADGRLFDQLRQVKITPNVSEYAEGSAIVEFGRTKVLCTATYESKAPSWLLGTGAGWITAEYGMLPRSTHTRIRRDKSMTGGRTQEISRLIGRSLRAAVDLKQLGEKQIIIDCDVLNADGGTRTASVTGGFVALALALKKLHAVSEIKTLPLINYVSAISVGLHESNILLDLNYDEDSAIGTDMNFVMTDKGQFVEVQGTAEHVPFTRDQLFKMMDVAEKGCRELFIHQAAVMGEIYKIAGA